A part of Nitrospirota bacterium genomic DNA contains:
- a CDS encoding diguanylate cyclase, translated as MTDHNQLHDALKQLSTDLKVLIDLSVHETDESWDKMIDTVKKEIADEVHRHAGQRGRTGDIVYQTLISEIYDHLGMLVRNLKASQTRLRKLATRDLLTGLYNRNFFNETIVRDIKKAERLNEKLSFIIIDVDGFKYINDTYGHLHGDGVLRECADLLKKCARKSDFLCRYGGDEFLIVTPMQTCTENGALFQRIEEHLSDWNSAYSSFDYSLSLSIGCSVWESGKDLVDVLNEADKKMYRNKKKKK; from the coding sequence ATGACAGACCACAACCAGCTCCATGACGCACTAAAACAACTTTCAACGGACCTCAAGGTCCTCATCGATCTTTCGGTGCACGAGACCGACGAATCCTGGGACAAGATGATCGATACGGTAAAGAAGGAAATAGCCGATGAGGTGCACAGGCATGCAGGACAGCGAGGCCGGACAGGAGACATCGTTTACCAGACGCTTATTTCCGAGATCTACGACCATCTCGGCATGCTGGTCAGAAATCTGAAGGCATCACAGACGAGGCTGAGAAAGCTTGCGACAAGAGACCTTCTGACCGGATTGTACAACAGGAATTTTTTTAATGAGACCATCGTGAGGGACATCAAAAAGGCTGAACGGCTCAACGAAAAACTTTCGTTTATCATAATCGATGTCGACGGTTTTAAGTATATCAACGATACCTATGGCCACCTGCATGGCGACGGTGTACTGCGTGAATGTGCAGATCTCCTGAAAAAGTGTGCAAGAAAATCCGATTTTCTCTGCAGGTACGGCGGAGACGAGTTCCTGATCGTCACTCCCATGCAGACCTGCACGGAGAATGGGGCTCTTTTTCAGCGTATTGAGGAGCATCTCTCTGACTGGAACTCTGCCTATTCGAGCTTCGATTACAGCCTTTCCCTGAGCATCGGCTGCTCGGTCTGGGAGTCCGGCAAAGACCTCGTTGATGTGCTTAATGAAGCTGACAAAAAGATGTATCGAAATAAAAAGAAAAAGAA
- a CDS encoding PilZ domain-containing protein translates to MKKVIMPQDIYELLRPEQSFLSRVDVSVRTAASNSLTLALHRAERADLIIAYLDTGETGGEELCRQIRDDAGTRAVSILLICRAQDPEIERCVSCNANAYITMPVVSAVLLQEAHRMLNIAPRKACRIPVKIRLVCQTRGKRFTGMIEDISIAGLFFRSSGVMPEGATVHCTFAIADSRQLTVPGEIVRVLPDKPGAGYGVSFFDISTEAVSAIRRFSGPDNADQT, encoded by the coding sequence ATGAAGAAAGTCATTATGCCCCAGGACATCTACGAGCTTCTCCGGCCCGAGCAGAGCTTTCTCAGCAGGGTTGACGTGAGCGTACGAACGGCAGCTTCCAACAGCCTGACACTTGCCCTGCACCGGGCTGAAAGGGCTGACCTCATCATCGCATACCTTGATACGGGGGAGACGGGCGGAGAGGAACTCTGCAGGCAGATACGGGACGATGCCGGGACGCGCGCGGTCTCGATACTGCTCATCTGCCGGGCACAGGACCCGGAGATCGAACGCTGCGTCAGCTGCAATGCCAATGCCTATATAACCATGCCGGTCGTTTCTGCCGTATTGCTGCAGGAGGCGCATCGCATGCTGAATATCGCTCCCCGCAAGGCCTGCCGGATTCCGGTGAAGATCAGACTGGTATGTCAGACGCGGGGCAAACGATTTACCGGCATGATCGAGGATATCAGCATTGCAGGGCTCTTCTTCAGGTCTTCCGGTGTAATGCCCGAAGGCGCCACGGTCCATTGCACCTTCGCCATAGCAGACAGCCGGCAGCTGACCGTCCCCGGTGAGATTGTGCGAGTCCTGCCTGACAAGCCGGGGGCCGGTTATGGGGTTAGTTTCTTCGATATCAGTACCGAGGCAGTATCTGCGATCAGGCGTTTTTCAGGACCGGATAACGCTGATCAGACCTGA
- a CDS encoding YceH family protein translates to MDPVLDDREIRILGCLIEKELTTPEYYPLSLNSLTNACNQKSNRNPMVSYEETIVQEALDRLQSKGLARKTLTAGSRVDKYLHTILDKFDLSKPEMVVLCELMLRGPQTAGELRSRAERMTPFENLDKMDETLRGLTEHAPALVIQLPREAGRKERRFMHLLSGSRSTAASDADQSDAPSALPLRSDERLSLLEEEIEKLRTELKELKQAFAEFRSQF, encoded by the coding sequence ATGGATCCAGTTCTTGACGACAGAGAGATACGCATTCTTGGCTGCCTTATCGAAAAGGAGCTGACAACACCTGAGTATTATCCCTTGTCCCTGAACAGTCTGACCAATGCCTGCAATCAGAAGTCCAACCGCAATCCAATGGTCTCATACGAGGAGACCATTGTACAGGAGGCGCTGGACAGGCTGCAGTCAAAAGGTCTTGCGCGAAAAACGCTCACGGCAGGCAGCCGCGTCGACAAATATCTGCATACCATCCTGGACAAATTTGATCTGTCAAAACCGGAAATGGTAGTGCTTTGCGAGCTGATGCTGCGCGGTCCCCAGACAGCCGGAGAGCTGCGTTCCCGTGCCGAAAGGATGACCCCCTTTGAGAACCTTGATAAAATGGACGAAACTCTCAGGGGACTGACAGAACACGCTCCGGCACTGGTCATCCAACTGCCGAGAGAAGCCGGGAGAAAAGAGCGGAGATTCATGCACCTTCTGTCCGGCAGCAGGAGTACTGCTGCGTCCGATGCAGACCAATCCGATGCACCGTCAGCGTTGCCGCTCAGGAGTGATGAACGCCTCAGCTTGCTGGAGGAAGAGATCGAAAAATTGAGAACAGAGCTGAAAGAGCTGAAGCAGGCCTTCGCAGAGTTCAGATCACAGTTCTGA
- a CDS encoding RNA-binding transcriptional accessory protein, producing MKESHLLIIAKELGIAPAQVKATGALLDDGSTVPFISRYRKEATGSLDEVAVAAIRDRLEQLRELDKRREAILKSLEERSLLTDELKTKVDGADSLTVLEDIYLPFRPKRRTRAMMAKEKGLEPLAAALFAQEEMDIEAAATSYLDAEKGVSSVEEALAGSRDIIAEWISEDPRALQWLRELFAAKGILRSKVMSGKEEEANKYRDYFDWEEPIAKAPSHRILAIRRGETEGFLIMRITPPEDKALSLLEEVFIKGVTSTSEQVKLALHDSYKRLLTSSMEGEIRLAAKKRADEEAIRVFVENLRQLLLSPPLGRKNVLAIDPGFRTGCKVVCLDQQGKLLHNDTIYPHFSEKGIGEAGTKIKDLCSRFNIEAIAIGNGTAGRETEAFVRGLGLASGINIVMVNESGASIYSASEVAREEFPDLDLTVRGSVSIGRRLTDPLAELVKIDPKSIGVGQYQHDVDQTALKKSLDDVVSSCVNGVGVEVNTASRQLLTYVSGLGPQLAKGIVEYRNEHGPFRSREELKKIPRLGPKAFEQATGFLRIRDAENPLDGSAVHPESYHIVDTMARDLGCSVVDLMKDDGLRKRIDLSLYVTDTAGLPTLNDIMSELAKPGRDPREQFESFNFAENVQKVEDLTPGMKLPGIVTNIAAFGVFVDIGVHQDGLVHISELADRFVKNPGDVVKVHQKVTVTVLEIDLQRKRISLSMKSAHANNEGAAKKEAAKPLPRSEKTRKKEDRKPAQFSNNPFYEALRKK from the coding sequence ATGAAAGAATCACATTTACTAATAATCGCAAAAGAGCTTGGCATAGCGCCCGCACAGGTAAAGGCAACAGGAGCTCTGCTCGACGACGGATCAACGGTCCCTTTTATCTCCCGGTACCGCAAGGAGGCGACCGGAAGCCTTGACGAGGTGGCTGTTGCTGCTATCAGGGACAGGCTGGAGCAGCTCAGGGAACTGGACAAGCGGCGGGAAGCGATCCTGAAGTCTTTGGAAGAGCGGAGCCTGCTCACAGACGAATTAAAGACTAAAGTCGACGGAGCAGATTCTCTGACCGTGCTGGAGGATATTTATCTGCCGTTCAGACCCAAGCGCCGCACACGGGCGATGATGGCAAAGGAAAAGGGGCTCGAACCTCTTGCGGCCGCCCTGTTTGCGCAGGAAGAAATGGATATTGAAGCAGCGGCAACATCCTATCTGGATGCAGAAAAAGGCGTTTCATCTGTCGAAGAAGCCCTTGCAGGATCGCGGGACATTATTGCGGAATGGATAAGCGAGGACCCGAGGGCACTGCAGTGGCTGCGGGAGCTCTTTGCAGCAAAGGGCATACTGCGGTCAAAGGTCATGTCCGGCAAAGAAGAGGAAGCAAACAAATACCGTGACTATTTTGACTGGGAAGAACCGATAGCAAAGGCCCCTTCACACAGGATACTTGCCATTCGCCGCGGAGAAACTGAAGGTTTTCTGATCATGCGCATAACACCGCCTGAAGACAAGGCTCTCAGCCTGCTCGAAGAAGTCTTCATAAAAGGAGTTACATCAACATCTGAACAGGTGAAGCTTGCTCTGCATGACAGCTATAAGAGACTGCTCACCTCTTCCATGGAAGGCGAGATCCGCCTTGCTGCCAAGAAAAGAGCTGACGAAGAGGCAATTCGTGTTTTTGTCGAGAACTTGAGGCAACTCCTGCTCTCCCCTCCTCTGGGCAGGAAAAACGTACTGGCTATCGACCCCGGCTTCAGGACAGGCTGCAAAGTGGTCTGTCTCGATCAGCAGGGGAAGCTTCTTCATAATGACACCATCTATCCCCACTTCTCAGAAAAAGGCATCGGTGAGGCAGGCACAAAGATCAAAGACCTCTGCAGCCGCTTCAACATCGAGGCAATCGCCATAGGAAACGGCACTGCAGGGAGGGAGACAGAAGCCTTTGTCAGAGGGCTCGGTCTTGCATCCGGCATAAACATTGTTATGGTGAATGAAAGCGGTGCATCCATCTACTCTGCGTCAGAGGTGGCGAGGGAGGAATTCCCTGACCTTGATCTGACGGTCAGGGGATCGGTCTCGATCGGCCGTCGTCTCACAGACCCTCTTGCGGAACTCGTGAAGATCGATCCAAAATCCATTGGTGTAGGACAATACCAGCATGATGTGGATCAGACCGCACTGAAGAAGAGTCTCGATGACGTTGTCAGCAGCTGCGTCAACGGCGTTGGCGTGGAAGTAAATACCGCAAGCAGACAGCTCCTCACCTATGTATCAGGCCTCGGGCCTCAGCTTGCAAAAGGCATCGTTGAATACCGGAACGAACACGGCCCGTTCAGGTCACGGGAAGAACTGAAAAAGATCCCCCGTCTGGGGCCGAAGGCCTTTGAACAGGCAACAGGTTTCCTCCGCATACGGGACGCTGAAAACCCTCTGGACGGATCAGCCGTGCATCCGGAAAGCTATCATATTGTCGATACCATGGCACGGGACCTCGGATGCTCGGTGGTTGACCTGATGAAAGACGATGGTCTCAGGAAAAGGATAGACCTTTCCCTCTATGTGACCGATACGGCAGGCCTGCCGACCCTGAACGATATCATGTCCGAGCTGGCTAAACCAGGGCGCGACCCAAGGGAGCAGTTCGAGTCATTCAACTTTGCAGAGAATGTACAGAAGGTTGAGGACCTGACACCGGGCATGAAGCTGCCGGGCATCGTTACGAACATAGCTGCCTTTGGTGTCTTTGTTGACATAGGGGTCCATCAGGACGGTCTTGTGCATATCAGCGAGCTTGCAGACAGGTTTGTGAAGAATCCGGGAGATGTCGTGAAGGTGCATCAGAAGGTGACGGTCACGGTGCTGGAGATCGATCTGCAGAGAAAGCGCATTTCGCTCTCGATGAAGAGCGCTCACGCAAACAATGAGGGTGCTGCAAAAAAAGAAGCTGCAAAACCATTGCCGAGGTCTGAGAAAACACGCAAAAAAGAGGACAGGAAACCTGCGCAGTTCTCAAATAATCCCTTTTATGAAGCGCTCAGAAAAAAATGA